From one Carboxydocella sporoproducens DSM 16521 genomic stretch:
- a CDS encoding chemotaxis protein CheW, giving the protein MTNEKQFVVFQLGKETYGIDIAKVWEIITMQPITKVPHTASFIEGIINLRGRVIPVLDLRKRFDLPATEYTRSTRIVVVEIEGNTLGMIVDGVSEVLRISSDIVEAPPPAITDVDSEYLEGVAKLEDRLIILLNLDKVLNKQEKQALEQMQ; this is encoded by the coding sequence ATGACAAATGAAAAGCAATTTGTTGTTTTTCAGCTGGGAAAAGAGACCTACGGCATCGATATTGCCAAGGTCTGGGAAATTATCACCATGCAACCCATAACTAAAGTTCCCCATACAGCCAGTTTTATCGAGGGGATTATCAATTTGCGGGGGCGGGTTATACCGGTTCTGGATCTGCGCAAGCGCTTTGACTTGCCGGCTACCGAATACACCCGTTCTACCCGGATTGTGGTAGTGGAGATTGAGGGCAATACCCTGGGCATGATCGTGGATGGAGTTTCGGAAGTGTTGCGGATTAGCAGTGATATTGTGGAAGCGCCCCCGCCGGCTATTACTGACGTGGATTCTGAATATCTGGAAGGTGTGGCCAAACTGGAAGACCGTCTGATTATTTTGCTCAATCTGGATAAGGTCCTGAATAAACAGGAAAAACAGGCCCTGGAACAAATGCAGTAA
- a CDS encoding ferredoxin family protein has protein sequence MKKIDDKLYLTRFIPASESHLKIIDENVCKTYCPDKVCTLFCPAKVYSWEEEHMQIAFEGCLECGTCKYGCPFDNIAWKNPRGGFGVQYKFG, from the coding sequence ATGAAAAAAATTGATGACAAACTTTACCTGACCCGCTTTATCCCCGCTTCTGAAAGCCATTTGAAAATAATCGATGAAAATGTCTGTAAAACTTATTGTCCCGATAAAGTTTGTACCCTCTTTTGTCCGGCCAAAGTCTATTCCTGGGAAGAGGAACATATGCAAATCGCCTTTGAAGGCTGCCTGGAATGCGGGACCTGCAAATATGGCTGTCCCTTTGACAATATCGCCTGGAAAAATCCCCGGGGCGGATTCGGGGTACAGTACAAGTTTGGGTAA
- a CDS encoding FAD-dependent oxidoreductase — protein MEKFDVIVVGAGPAGLAAAYTCAKAGLKTIVFERGEYPGSKNVMGGVLYRQATEEIIPGFYKEAPLERPIVEQNYWFLTDKSGVKMGYRSEKFGEEPYNNFTVLRAKFDRWLAKQVEKAGALIINETVVEDLLYERDRVVGVRTDRPEGDLRAEMVIICEGVNSLLTQKAGLRGDIPPEHLAVAVKEIIYLPAEKIEDRFGLEKGQGAVIELIGDPTYGMMGTGFIYTNRESISIGVGALLSEVVQRKINPNELLEHMKQHPLVRPLIEGGESKEYLAHLIPEGGYKAMPRLYASGVLVAGDSAMLVNGIHREGSNLAMMSGKFAAQTAIDAISTGDFSNQMLARYQERLQNSFVLQDLQKYQNATGLFEENPQYFSQYPAMLNQVMHEFFTVDNVPKKEKQKKMLEIIRQHRSLRQVAGDMFKLWRVLG, from the coding sequence ATGGAAAAATTTGATGTGATTGTTGTTGGCGCTGGCCCGGCCGGACTGGCTGCAGCCTATACCTGTGCCAAAGCCGGGTTGAAGACGATTGTCTTTGAACGGGGCGAATATCCCGGCAGCAAGAATGTCATGGGGGGTGTTCTCTACCGCCAGGCAACGGAAGAGATAATTCCCGGTTTCTATAAGGAAGCGCCCTTAGAGCGGCCTATTGTAGAGCAAAATTACTGGTTCCTCACTGATAAATCCGGGGTAAAAATGGGCTACCGCAGCGAGAAGTTCGGGGAAGAGCCCTACAATAACTTCACTGTCTTGCGGGCCAAATTTGACCGCTGGCTGGCCAAACAGGTGGAAAAAGCCGGTGCCCTTATTATCAATGAAACTGTAGTAGAGGATTTGCTTTACGAGCGGGACCGGGTGGTAGGAGTGCGCACTGATCGCCCGGAAGGGGATTTAAGGGCAGAAATGGTGATTATCTGTGAAGGGGTTAACAGCCTGCTGACCCAGAAAGCTGGTTTAAGAGGAGATATTCCTCCTGAGCATCTGGCAGTGGCAGTCAAGGAGATAATTTACCTGCCGGCGGAAAAAATTGAAGACCGTTTTGGGCTGGAAAAAGGTCAGGGAGCGGTTATCGAACTGATCGGTGATCCTACCTATGGCATGATGGGAACCGGTTTCATCTATACCAACCGGGAAAGCATCTCTATCGGCGTAGGTGCCTTGCTCTCAGAAGTAGTGCAGCGCAAAATCAATCCCAATGAGTTGCTGGAACATATGAAGCAACATCCCCTGGTGCGGCCGCTGATTGAAGGGGGAGAAAGCAAAGAGTATCTGGCCCATTTAATTCCTGAAGGTGGTTACAAAGCCATGCCCAGGCTTTATGCCTCCGGGGTACTGGTAGCCGGGGACTCGGCGATGCTGGTCAATGGCATTCACCGGGAAGGCTCCAACCTGGCCATGATGAGCGGCAAGTTTGCTGCCCAGACAGCCATAGATGCCATCAGTACCGGGGATTTCAGCAACCAGATGCTGGCCCGTTACCAGGAACGCCTGCAGAATTCCTTTGTCTTGCAGGATTTACAGAAATACCAGAACGCTACCGGGCTGTTTGAGGAAAATCCCCAGTATTTCAGCCAGTATCCGGCTATGTTGAACCAGGTAATGCATGAATTCTTTACTGTGGATAATGTGCCCAAAAAGGAAAAGCAGAAAAAAATGCTGGAAATTATCCGCCAGCATCGCTCCCTGCGGCAGGTAGCCGGTGATATGTTTAAATTATGGAGGGTTCTGGGATGA